One window of Marinomonas primoryensis genomic DNA carries:
- a CDS encoding transporter substrate-binding domain-containing protein produces the protein MISLLSRLMVIAAISISSASFADSLPDLKGRTILAVTENAYTPLNFVDPATGEGIGWEYDAMNEIGKRLNAKIEWHLSSWDAMIQAVKQAQYDVGMDGITINEERAQQIDFTVPYLTSQQFMLVRADEKRFTDAESFAANDDFQFGAQAGTTNFYVAVYDVLDGSEDNPRITLLETFGTSVQALKSGDVDSVLMDAASARGYIGANPGSFKIIGGPLGSEDFGFILTPGSDLLKPINAAINSMKKDGTLDALNKKWFFDYNQ, from the coding sequence ATGATTTCTTTGTTATCTCGTTTGATGGTTATCGCCGCTATTTCTATCAGTAGCGCCAGTTTCGCCGATAGTTTACCAGACCTTAAAGGCCGCACTATTTTAGCCGTCACCGAAAACGCCTACACGCCACTGAACTTTGTGGACCCTGCAACAGGTGAAGGCATTGGCTGGGAATACGACGCCATGAACGAAATAGGCAAACGCCTAAACGCCAAAATAGAATGGCACTTAAGCAGTTGGGACGCGATGATTCAGGCGGTCAAGCAAGCACAATACGATGTTGGTATGGATGGCATCACCATTAATGAGGAACGCGCACAGCAAATCGATTTCACTGTTCCCTACCTGACATCGCAACAGTTCATGTTGGTTCGTGCCGACGAAAAGCGCTTCACTGATGCCGAGTCTTTTGCCGCCAATGACGACTTTCAATTTGGCGCTCAAGCTGGCACCACCAACTTTTATGTCGCTGTTTATGACGTATTGGATGGCAGCGAAGATAATCCTCGCATCACGCTACTCGAAACGTTTGGCACGTCAGTACAAGCACTTAAATCTGGCGATGTAGACAGTGTATTAATGGATGCCGCGTCGGCCCGTGGCTACATTGGCGCCAATCCAGGTTCATTCAAAATCATCGGCGGCCCGTTAGGTTCCGAAGATTTTGGCTTTATCCTAACACCAGGGTCGGACCTTCTTAAACCAATAAATGCTGCGATCAACAGCATGAAAAAAGACGGC